The sequence CGGCCGGCCGGGTCCGTCGGGTCCGGGACGAGGGGGCGCTCGACGCGCAGGTCGAGGGCGGCGGCCAGGGCGTCGGAGACGCCGGGGTCGGCGGTGTCGGCGTTGGTGTGGGCGACGTGCAGCGCGATGCCCTGCTTGATGAGGGTGTGCACGACCCGGCCCTTGAAGGTGGTCGCCGCGACAGTCGTCGTACCGCGCAGATAGAGCGGGTGATGCGTCACGATCAGGTGCGCGCCCAGCTCCATCGCCTCGTCGGCGATCTCCTGGATGGGGTCGACGGCGAAGAGCACCCGGTGGATCTCGGCGTCCGGATCACCGCAGACGGTGCCGACCGCGTCCCAACCTTCGGCCCGCTCGGGCGGCCAGAGGGCGTCGAGCTCGGAGATGACATCAGACAGACGGGGCACGGGGGAAAGGCTACCTGCCCGGCGCGTCCCCGGGAGCCCCGGGAACGGACCGCCCGCCCGCGGCCCGAGCGCGGCCCCTCGCGAAGCACACCCGCCCTCGGTGTCACAGCCGAATCCGACCATCACCACCCTTATGTGTGAAGTGGGGGGTCTCGTGTTGTTCGGCTGGAAGTGCGAAAACTAGCTTCGGTTGCCGGAGGTGATGAGTCGATGACTGCCTGTGCCATCGAGGACGGGACCACACACGCGGAGGGATCCGCCGAAGGGAACGGCTCCGCCGAGGCGACCGGGACCGGTGAGCCGTCGGAGCCCGAGCCCGACCCGAGCGATCCCGGAGCGGGCGGGGCCGGAGCGGCCGCCGCCGCAGTGGGCGGGGCCGCAGTGGGCGGGGCCGCAGTGGGCGGGGCCGCCGACGCGGAGAGCGCCCCCGGGGATGGTGTGCCCGCGCGGACCGCGCCCGCCGAGGTCGGCCCCGCTCGGCCCGGCCGCGCCCAGGCCGGCCCTGCCGAAACGGTCCTGCCCGGCTTCACGCTCACCGCCGACGGCGCGTACGGCGCCCGGCTGACGGCCGCGCCCGGGACCGTGGAAGCGGGCGCGGGCGCCGACACCGCCTGGTTCGCGGAGCGCTGGACGCTCGACGGGCCCGAGCCGTACGCCGTCCCCCTGCCGACGAACCAGCCCGAGGAGGCGGATTCGCAGGTGCTGCCGCTCGCCGACGGGCGGGTGCTGATCCGGCGCCGGGTCGCGGAGCGGCATACCTTCTCGCTGCTCTACCCGACCGGCCCCGGCACCGGCGAACTGCTGCTGGGCGCCGTCGAGAGCGACTCGCTGACGCTGCTGCCGCCCTCGCCGGACGGTGCCTGCGTGTACGCCCTGTCGGTCGGCGAGTACTCCACCACGCTGTGGCGGGTGGCCGGCGGGGCGTCCGGGCCGGAGCACCTGGCGAATCTGCCGGGCCGCTGCTCCGGCGGGGTCTGGCTGGACCGGGCGGGACGGCTGCTGGCCCTGGACCGGGAACCGGCCGGCGGCGGTCCGGTGAAGGCGGTCGCCGTGGACCTGGGGCGGGGCGCGGAGATGACGCCGCTGCTCCAGATCGCGCCCGACAGCAACGACCGGCTGCTGCTCGCCGACCCCGACAGCGGACTGCTGCTGATCCGCTCGGACGCGCCGGGGCACGACCGGCTCGGCTGGGGGGTGCTCGGCAGCTGCCTGCCGGTGCGCTTTCCGGAGTGCCTGCGCCTGCCGGACTGCGCGGTGGAGCCGTTCGCCGTGCAGCCGGGCCAGATGCTGATGCCGGAGAGCTGCGCGGTGGCCCTGCGGATCGACGGGGCGGCGGGCAGCTGGGTCGGGGTGTGGCGCCCGTCGGGCCGCCGGCTGCACCAGCTCGCCGCGCCCGGGGGCTGGCTTGCGGGCAGCGGTGTCTGGTCCCGCGACGGCGTGCTCAGACTCCCCTACGCGGACGGGGCGACGGCCTGCGCGGTGGCCCTGCTGGAGATGCCGGAGGAGGTGGAGCCGGTGGAGGGTCCCGGCTGCGGTGAAAGCGGTACGCAACCTTCCGCGGCTGTGGCGCCTCCTCCTGTGTGTAGGCCGGTTCCGTTGGGGCAGGCGCCTCTCGTGGGGCGTACGGCTCCTGGCTAAGCTTGGGCCGGGCTCACGCAACCGTGCACTGCGGTCACCGACCGTGGCCTTTTCCCGGGATGGCGGGGGCGTGACGCTCCGGACGACACACACGTAAGCGATCACAACGGGGTGACTTCCCACATGTCTGAAGCCCGCACCGACACGACCCAGACACGCCCGCCGAGGGCGGACGCGCAGGGCGAAGCCGGCGGCTCCGGAAAGCACCGAGGGGGTGTGGCGACGGACGACACGGCTGCCCAGCCGGCCGGCCGTCACCGCCGTCCCGAGGACGAGGGCAGCGCGGCGGCCTGACCACCGCCCGCCAGGAGAACAACGGAGGGGAGAGGGGTGCCCCCGCGGCCGGCCACAGCGTTCCGGCCGCGGGGGCACCCCTCTGTTCAGCCTTCTGTTCAGCTCCTCTGTTCAGCCCCTCTGTTCAGCTGCTCTGTTCAGCCCTTCTGTTCAGCCGCGTTTGAGGGCCAGCACCTCGGCCGCCGCGAACGTCTCGTTCGGCGGGCGGTCCGCGTAGTACGGGGTCAGCGCCTCGTCCAGTTCCTCGAAGGAGAACGCGTCCTTGGCCGCGTCGAACTTCGCGGCCACCCGGGGGCGTTCCATGACCGCGACCATCCCGCCGTGCACCACGAGCAGCTGCCCGTTGACATGGGCGGCGGCCGGTGAGGCGAGGTAGCCGACGAGTGGGGAGACGTGTTCGGGGGCCAGGGCGTCGAGCCGGCCGTCCCCCGGCTCCTCGAAGCCCGCGAAGACGTCCTCGGTCATCCTGGTCCGGGCGCGCGGGCAGATCACGTTCGCGGTGACGCCGTACCGGCCCAGGGCGAGGGCGGTGGAGGTGGTCAGGCCGACGATGCCACCCTTGGCCGCCGCGTAGTTGGGCTGGCCGGCCGATCCGGCGAGGAACGCCTCCGACGAGGTGTTCACGACGCGGCCGTGGACCGGGCCGCCGACGGCCTTGGAGCGGGCGCGCCAGTGCGCGGCGGCGAAGTGCGTGGTGTTGTAGTGGCCCTTGAGATGGACCCGTATCACCGAGTCCCACTCGTCCTCGGTCATCGAGAAGATCATCCGGTCGCGCAGGATGCCCGCGTTGTTGACGAGAATGTCGAGCTGCCCGTACGTCTCGACGGCCAGCTCCACCAGGGCGCGGGCCTGCTCGTGGTCGGAGACGTCGCCGAGGTGGGCGGCGGCCCGGCCGCCCGCCGCCCTGATCTCCTCGGCGACCTCCTCGGCCGGGGCGGCCGACGCCGCGCCCGAGCCGTCGCGGCCCGGCTGCCCGTAGTCGTTGACGACGACGGCGGCGCCGAGCCGGGCGAGTTCCAGCGCCTCGGCGCGTCCGAGGCCGCGACCGGCGCCGGTGACGACCGCGGTCAGTCCGTCCAGGGGAAGTGACATCGGTTCTCGGGTCCTCTCGGGAGACAACGGGCGGCGGGGCGGGTTCAGAGCTCGACGCAGGTACGCAGCGACTCGCCGGTCCGCATCTGGTCGAGGGCGTCGTTGATGCCGTCGAGCCCCACTCGGTGGGTGATCATCGAGGCGAGGTCGATGCGGCCGGACCGCCAGAGCGCGATGGCCCGCTCGTAGGAGCGCAGCACGTCCCCTCCCCCGTACATGGAGGGCAGGATGCGCTTCTCGTCGAAGAACAGCTCGAACATGTTGACCTGGAAGTTGTCGTCCAGGGCGCCCGCGCCCACGATGCAGAGGGTGCCGCCGCGCCGGGTGTTCTCGTACGCGGTGCGGGCGGTGGCGGACTTGCCGACGACCTCGAAGACGTAGTCGAAGCCCTCACCCGCGGTGATCCGCTGCTTGGCGTCGGCGAACTCCTCGGGGGAGACGGCCTCGGTCGCGCCGAAGCGGAGCGCGGCCTCGCGCCGGGAGGCGACCGGGTCCACGGCGACGATCTGGGCGGCGCCCTGGACCCGGGCGCCCTGGACGGTGGAGATGCCGACGCCGCCGCAGCCGATCACGGCGACCGACGAACCGGCCTCCACCCGCGCGGTGTTGATGGCGGCGCCGAGGCCGGTGGTGACCCCGCAGCCGATCAGCGCGGCGATCTCGAACGGGACGTCGTCGGGGATCGGCACCGCGCAGCCGGCGCCGACGACGACCTCCTCGGTGAAGGTGCCGGTGCCCGCGAAGCCGAAGACGTCCCCGCCGGGGCGCTTGAAGTTGGGCGTGCCGGCGTTCATGAAGCCGGCCAGGCACAGGTGGGTCTGGCCGCGTTTGCAGGCCGGGCAGGAGCCGCAGGCGGGCAGCCAGCAGACCAGGACCCGGTCGCCCGCGCTCAGCCCGCTCACCCCGTCGCCCACGTCGATGACCTCGCCGGCGCCCTCGTGGCCGGGGATGAAGGGGGCGGGCTGGGGCAGCACCCCGCTCATCGCGGACACGTCGGAGTGGCACAGGCCGGTGGCCCGGATGCGGAGCCTGACCTTGCCGGGGCCGAAGCCCACCGCCTCGACGTCGTCGAGGACTTCGAGCTTGTCCTGGCCTATCTCGTGCAGTACGGCTGCGCGCATGGTGCGGCTCCCCTCGGTACACGGGCGGTTCATGGGCTCGGAAGTGCGCGGGTTCAGGAGTGCGCGGTTCAGAAGTGCGCGGTTCAGGAGTGCGTGACGGAGGTGTCGCCGAGGACCACGGCGTCGTTCCGCTCCGCGGCCGTCACCTCCACCCGTACCTCGTTCCCGGCGGTCGCGGTCCACATCCGGATACGGAGGGTCTCGCCGGGGAAGACCACTCCGGCGAACCGGGCGCGGTAGGAGCGGATGCGGCTCGCGTCACCGTCGAGCAGGGTGTCGGTGACGGCCTTGAGCGTGATGCCGTACGTGCACAGCCCGTGCAGGATCGGCCGGTCGAAGCCCGCAAGCGCGGCGAATCCGGGGTCTGCGTGCAGCGGGTTCCAGTCGCCGGACAGCCGGTACAGCAGGGCCTGGTCGGGGCGGACGGGCCGCTCGACCACCTGGTCGGGGGCGGTGGCCGGGCGGGGGGTGCGTCCGGACGGACCCCGCTCACCGCCGAAGCCGCCCTCGCCGCGTACGAAGATCTCGGAGTCGTTGGTCCACAGCGGGCCGTCGTCGTCCGCCGCCTCGGTCCGCAGCACCAGCACGGCCGCCTTGCCCTTGTCGTACACGGCGGCGACCTCGGAGGTCTGTACGGCGTCGCCCTTCACGGGGATCGGCCGGTGCACGCGTACGCTCTGCCCGCCGTGCAGGACGGCGGCGAGGTCCACGTCGATGCCGGGCGAGGCGAGCCCCGCCATGCCCGTACCGGCGCCGGCGACCGTGGCGAAGGAGGGCAGCACCTGGAGCCGGGACTCCAGCGTGTAGCGCAGTTCGCCGGGGTCGACGGCGGGGTCGGCGAGGCCGGGGCGGGTGCCCGCGCCGATGCCGAGGTGGTAGAGCTGGACGTCCTTGTGGTCCCAGCCGATCCGGCTGGTCCGGGGTTCGGCGGCGAGAGCTTTCTCGGCATCAATGGGCATGGGGAAGCTGCTCCTCGACTGCTCCTCGACGGTGGGAGACCTCGGCACGGCCGTCCGCACCGTCGGCCGCACCGAGGTCGTGCGGGGACCGGGCGGACCGCGCCTGTTCTAGAACGCGTTCTAGCCGGTTGCCCCCCTGTATAACGCAGCGCCCGGAAGTTGTGAAGACTGCTGACGTTCCGTCAGATCGCTTACGGGGCAACCGGTTCAGCATTCCGTCCGGTGGCGGCGGTGACATATGTCATCGCCGACTGCGTACATGTGCCTCTGCCACAGCACGCTCACCCTCCGTAATCTCGTAGACATGACGCAGACAAGGGATGACGAGGCAGCGGTGGTCTTCACCGGGGTGGTGAAGACCTTCGGGCGGGCCGGCCGGAGCGTACGGGCCGCCGACGGGATCGAACTGACGATGAGGCGCGGCGAGACCGTGGCCCTGCTCGGGCGCAACGGCGCGGGCAAGTCCACCGCCATCTCGCTGCTGCTCGGGCTGGACGAGCCGGACGCCGGGACCGTGCGGGTCCTGGGCCGCTCCCCCGAGCAGGCGGTGCGGGCGGGTCTGGTCGGCGCCATGCTCCAGGACGGGCGCCCGATCCCCCGGGTGACCGTGCGTGAGCTGGTCGCCTTCGTCGCCTCCACCTACCCGCACCCGCTGCCGGTCGCCGAGGCGCTGGTCCTGGCCGGGGTCACGGAGTACGCGGACCGGCGCATCGACAAGCTGTCCGGCGGCCAGATCCAGCGCGTCCGGTTCGCCGTCGCGCTGGCCGGCAATCCCGAGCTGATCGTGCTGGACGAGCCGACCGCCGCCCTCGACGTGGAGGGACGGCGCGACTTCTGGGACTCGATGCGGGCCTACGCCCGGCGCGGCAACACCGTGCTCTTCTCCACCCACTACCTGGAGGAGGCCGACGAGAACGCCGACCGGATCGTCGTCATCGACCGGGGCCGGATCGTCGCCGACGGCAGCGGCGAGACCATCAAGGGCTCGGCCGGCCGCAACCAGGTCTCCTTCGACCTCGCGGGCCGCTCCACCGAGGGCCTGGAACTGCTGCCCGGGGTCGCCACCGTCGAGGTGACCGGGGACCGCGCCCTGCTGCACACCGACGACTCGGACGCCACCGTCATGGAGCTGGCCCGGCTCGGCATGGTCCGCGGCCTCCAGGTCTCGGTGGCCACGCTGGAGACCGCCTTCCTCGCCCTCACCGCTCCCGGTGGCACCACGCTCAAGAACGAGAAGGAGACCGTCTGATGTTCCCCTACATCCTGCTCGAAATCCGCCGGACCCTGCGCGACGGCTCCTTCCTCGTCTTCGGCACGGGTATGCCGGTCCTGATGTACCTGATCTTCACCAACATCGGCTCCGGCGACGGCGCCGACGGCTGGCGCACCGCCTCCATGGTCGGCATGGCCGCGTACGGCGCGCTCGGCTCGGCCATGTCGATCGGTACGGGTGTCGCCTCCGACAAGTCGCTGGGCTGGCTCCAGCAGTTGCGGGTCACCCCGCTCTCCCCCACGCAGGCGGTGGTGGGCCGTGCCGTCAGCGGCTCGGTGACCGTACTGCCGGTGATCCTCACCGTGCTGCTGGCCGGCGCGCTGGTCAACGGAGTGCGGATGGCGGGCTGGCAGTGGGCCGTGCTGGTGCTGGTGCTGTGGGCCGGCGCGCTGCCCTTCACCCTCCTCGGCCTGGGCAACGGCTACCGCCTGACCCCGCAGGGCACGGGTGTCGTCAACGTCGCCTGCCTGATGGGCTTCGGGGTCGTCGGCGGGCTGTGGTTCCCGCTGGAGCTGCTGCCCGGGTGGCTGGGCTCGGTCGGCCGGTTCACCCCCGCCAACCGGTTCGCCGACCTGGGCTGGGCGACCACCGACGGACACGCGCCGGGCGCGACGACGCTGGGTGTACTCGCCGTGTGGCTGCTGCTGTTCGGCGTGTACGCCCGGATCTCGTACCGTCGGTCCGCCAGGACCGTGTGACGGGAGCGAACATGCCGCGCGACGCAACACCATCACGCAAGGAGCGGCGCCGGCTGCGCAGGGAGGGCCGCCGCCCCGGCCCTCCCGGCCCGTACGCTCTGATGCCCTGGCTGCTGATGGGGCTCGGCGCCTTCTCCAACCTCTTCCAGGGCGAGACCCCCAGCCCGTGGATCGGCGGCGCCGGCCTCCTCGCCTTCAACTCCCTGTACATCTCGGTGGTGTTCCGCGGCTTCGTCAAGAAGAAGCGGGAGAGCCCGGTGACGTACGTGCTGCTGGGCGCGCTGGCCGCGGTCACCTTCGCCCTGGCCATCGGCTACGGCGGCAGCTGGCTGCTGTTCTTCCCGCTGCTGTCGCTGGCCTGCGGTACGGTCCTGCGCAGCCGCCGGCTGGTGCTCGGGCTGCTCGGCCTCGCGATCACCGCGTGCTGGATCGCCATCTGGCGCGGGGACAGCGCGTCGACCCCGTGGACGCTGGGGTACGGGACGTTCATCTCCGGGGCGGTGACGGCGGCGATCCTCACCCTGTCGGAGACGGTGAT comes from Streptomyces sp. Mut1 and encodes:
- a CDS encoding 3-oxoacyl-ACP reductase codes for the protein MSLPLDGLTAVVTGAGRGLGRAEALELARLGAAVVVNDYGQPGRDGSGAASAAPAEEVAEEIRAAGGRAAAHLGDVSDHEQARALVELAVETYGQLDILVNNAGILRDRMIFSMTEDEWDSVIRVHLKGHYNTTHFAAAHWRARSKAVGGPVHGRVVNTSSEAFLAGSAGQPNYAAAKGGIVGLTTSTALALGRYGVTANVICPRARTRMTEDVFAGFEEPGDGRLDALAPEHVSPLVGYLASPAAAHVNGQLLVVHGGMVAVMERPRVAAKFDAAKDAFSFEELDEALTPYYADRPPNETFAAAEVLALKRG
- a CDS encoding MaoC/PaaZ C-terminal domain-containing protein, whose protein sequence is MPIDAEKALAAEPRTSRIGWDHKDVQLYHLGIGAGTRPGLADPAVDPGELRYTLESRLQVLPSFATVAGAGTGMAGLASPGIDVDLAAVLHGGQSVRVHRPIPVKGDAVQTSEVAAVYDKGKAAVLVLRTEAADDDGPLWTNDSEIFVRGEGGFGGERGPSGRTPRPATAPDQVVERPVRPDQALLYRLSGDWNPLHADPGFAALAGFDRPILHGLCTYGITLKAVTDTLLDGDASRIRSYRARFAGVVFPGETLRIRMWTATAGNEVRVEVTAAERNDAVVLGDTSVTHS
- a CDS encoding Zn-dependent alcohol dehydrogenase — protein: MRAAVLHEIGQDKLEVLDDVEAVGFGPGKVRLRIRATGLCHSDVSAMSGVLPQPAPFIPGHEGAGEVIDVGDGVSGLSAGDRVLVCWLPACGSCPACKRGQTHLCLAGFMNAGTPNFKRPGGDVFGFAGTGTFTEEVVVGAGCAVPIPDDVPFEIAALIGCGVTTGLGAAINTARVEAGSSVAVIGCGGVGISTVQGARVQGAAQIVAVDPVASRREAALRFGATEAVSPEEFADAKQRITAGEGFDYVFEVVGKSATARTAYENTRRGGTLCIVGAGALDDNFQVNMFELFFDEKRILPSMYGGGDVLRSYERAIALWRSGRIDLASMITHRVGLDGINDALDQMRTGESLRTCVEL
- a CDS encoding ABC transporter permease, giving the protein MFPYILLEIRRTLRDGSFLVFGTGMPVLMYLIFTNIGSGDGADGWRTASMVGMAAYGALGSAMSIGTGVASDKSLGWLQQLRVTPLSPTQAVVGRAVSGSVTVLPVILTVLLAGALVNGVRMAGWQWAVLVLVLWAGALPFTLLGLGNGYRLTPQGTGVVNVACLMGFGVVGGLWFPLELLPGWLGSVGRFTPANRFADLGWATTDGHAPGATTLGVLAVWLLLFGVYARISYRRSARTV
- a CDS encoding ABC transporter ATP-binding protein, with amino-acid sequence MTQTRDDEAAVVFTGVVKTFGRAGRSVRAADGIELTMRRGETVALLGRNGAGKSTAISLLLGLDEPDAGTVRVLGRSPEQAVRAGLVGAMLQDGRPIPRVTVRELVAFVASTYPHPLPVAEALVLAGVTEYADRRIDKLSGGQIQRVRFAVALAGNPELIVLDEPTAALDVEGRRDFWDSMRAYARRGNTVLFSTHYLEEADENADRIVVIDRGRIVADGSGETIKGSAGRNQVSFDLAGRSTEGLELLPGVATVEVTGDRALLHTDDSDATVMELARLGMVRGLQVSVATLETAFLALTAPGGTTLKNEKETV